Within Nodosilinea sp. FACHB-141, the genomic segment CGGTTGAGAATGGAACGACGACCTTAATCACCAGGGAAACGTAGAGCATATCGCGTTTAACCCACCCCATCGCCGCGATCGCTCCTGTGAGCCAGTTTAACCACCGCAGATATAGCCCAAACTTAAGCTCACTTACGCCAGCTTACCTTTAGCCAGAAGGGGCATAGCCATGGGGGTGTGCCCAACGGTTGCTCTATATTACCCCCTAGTTGCCTTGCCTGAATGGTAGCAGAATCTTTCTTAGGCGATGAATATGAGCTGCATTCATCAAAAATGTTTGACTTATCGCTTCGATTAACGGAGCCAAGCGGCAGAACCTTAGAGACTGAATGTTAGAAAAAGCCCTAGTCGGCAGAGTCCACCTCAAGTTCTTCCCAGGGGTTAGAGTTAACGTTGCGCAGACGCTTGAGCATCCAGTCAAAGCGAATATTGCCCATAGAGAGCATATCGCCCATCTCGTCGAGCCCGGCATCGTCGGGGTTAGCCACAGGACGCCAGTGTTCGCCCTGCAAATGCTTGACGGTGCTGCGCAGGCGGCTAGAGAGCAAAATGGCCAAAGCTCGATAAAAGCGCGAGGCAAACCACATATCTTGCTGGAGCTTGTGGCGCAGCTGACTACAGGAAATAGCCAGCACAATACCAGGTTCGAGGGCCGTCACCGTCGCAGAAGGTGGTTGACCGTCAACAAACGACATTTCGCCGACCACCTCACCAGTTGCCAGCTGGGCAACGGACTGGTCGCCCATGGCTGCCACCGAAACCTCCAAGCTACCGTTTAGAATGAGGAAAATATCGTCGCAGGCGGCACCCTCACGAATCAACACCTCTCCCGGTTGCAGTTCTCGACGCTGACCAGCATCAATCAGCCAGTCAACGTCTTCGTCTTCTAAAACCCCAAGAATAAATACCACACGCTTCATGGCTGCGGCCCTACATCACAATATCCGAACCGCCCATGGCGGTGATAACGGCACCCAATTGGCTTGCACTTTTAGAGACAGAGGCTAGCCAAGGGCATTGCCGTATTGCTACCTGATGTCAACCCGTGCCAGTTTTTAACATAACCTACGATGGGATGTGAGGAACATTTCTCTAGTATCGGCGTTCTGCAACAGGTTTCACCACCGGCCGAAGGAGTGAGACCCTGTCCCTCAAGCTGCCGGATATCGCCTGTTTTCTACCCTAATTTCCCATGACTACTGTTATATCAGAGACGGTTACGACAGCCTCCGATCGCGCCGACGACGTGGCTGTACGAGCCTATTTTTTGGGCCAAAGTATTGATTTAGGTGCTCTAGCCAAACCTAGCGGTCCAGCACTGGTGCCTTCTTCGCCGCTGATGGTGCCCGTTGGAGAAGGTGGGCAGGGGGTGCTGTTTAGCTACGGTGCCGTGGTGCTGTTTGGCCTTTCTGCCGATGCAGAACAGGCTTTTATTACCAACCTCAGGCCTCACATTGCCAACCCCATCGACCACCCTGAAACCGAAGCTGCCACTATTCGCTTGGCCCCTAACAGCAGCGGCAAAGTGCAGAATGGACTGATTTTTTTGTCGTCCCTTGATGGGTTGCGCCTGCACTTGGTGGCCGATGTGATGGCTAAAAGCGTGGTGCTAGCCTACTACGAGATCGGTGCGGCGGCTGTGTTTGACCGCATTGAGCCCTACGCCGTGGAGCTGCAACATCAGCACCGCCCGAGTGTTCAGGGTGACCAGTTGCTCAAGCAGATTGGCCAAACGCTGATGATTCAACACAAAATTGTGGGTCGAGTCGAAATCATCGATAAGCCTGAGCTGCTGTGGGAATACCCCGAGCTCGACTCCCTCTACCACCGCCTAGAAGACGAATACGAAATTCGCGATCGCCACTCGGCCCTAGAGCGCAAGCTCGACCTGGTCAGCCGCACCACCGAAACCGTGCTCGACTTGCAGCGGCACCAGACCGGCCTACGGCTGGAGTGGTATGTGGTGCTGCTGATTGTGGTAGAAGTGCTGCTGTCGCTCTATGAACTATTTGTCCGCCCCCACTGAGGTACCCGATGGGACAGTCTATTGTCGTGAATCAAGCCGAGTTTGAGCAAGCGGTGCTGCAACCCTCGTTTGAGCAGCCGGTGCTGGTCGATTTTTTTGCCACTTGGTGTGGCCCCTGCCAGTTGCTCAAACCCATGCTCGAAAAGCTGGCCCAGGAGTATGACTTCACCCTGGCCAAGGTCGATATTGACGCCAACCCTGAGCTGGCTAAAGCCTTTAAGGTTGAAGGGGTGCCCGATGTGCGCATTGTCAGCCAGGGGCAAGTGCAGGAGGGGTTTGTGGGGGTGCTGCCTGAGCCACAGCTGCGGGAGTTGTTGGCCGGTCTAGGTCTGCAATCCTCTTTGGAGCAAGATCTGGCGGCCTTTGAAGCTGCTCAAGCCAGCGGCGACAAAACAGAGATTTATCCAGCCCTGGCCACGCTGCTGACCCGCTACCCCAACAACGGTCAGATTTTGCTCAAGGCGGCCCAAGTATATCTGGTGCAGGGGGATGATGCCCTAGCCAGCCAGTATTTGGATTTGATTGACCCGAGCGATCGCGCCACCGCTGACCAAGCCGATGGCATTCGGAGTCTGCTCACCCTGCGCCAATCCTTAACCGACCTGGGAGACTCTGATCTAGATGTCGCCTATGGGGCTGCTGGCCAGGCAGCGTTAAAGGGCGATTTTGCCGCTGCCCTGGAGGGCTTTTTGGGGGTGGTGGAGCGCGATCGCAGCTACCGCAGTGACGCCGGTCGCAAGGCTATGCTCACCGTCTTCAAGCTGCTGGGTGACAGCAACCCGCTCACCCTCACCTACCGCAAGCGCCTGATGCAAGCCCTTTACTGAACCAACCCTTTACTTAGGAAAGTTTGAAGAATATGAGGCCAAAAGCGTTTGGTTAAAGCCACGACAGTTATTGTAGAGACAGTTCCTTAAGCTGATTTTTTAGCACTTTGGCCAACGCTACCTAATCGGTAAACCCTATGTCTCTCCTGGCACGCTGGCTTCAGTTTTTGCGCTTTCTCGAAGGGCTGTTGGAGTTTTTAGACTTTCTCACTACCCCCCTGGGATTGGTAGCTAGCGTTGGGCTAGGCCTCTACAGCTTGCTGGTGTTCTTCGGCACCGATGCCTCAGCCGCCGCTACCCTAGCCGGGTCAGTTGCCTTGGGCCTTAGCTGCCTAATCACCCGCCCCGACTTCTAACCCCTGCGTTCTTGCTTCTCTCTCCTAAGAAAACGGCTGGTCTGTGGGCTTGCCTAAGCGACAAGCAATGCCGCTCTACCGCTCCCACTCGCCTTGGGAATATGCCCACGGCTCCCTTACTCCTTATCGAGCATGCCACGCTACGCTCTCTACAGGTCTCGAACTCAAGGCATACCCACCTCCTCTTCCCCACCTCCCTTATCTTCCCCACCCCTCTTATCTCCCCACTTCCATGCTCCCCGCCGCCGAGGCCGAAGCCAAAATTCTCGATCTAGTGCCGCTCCCAACCGAGGTAGAGCAAGTTTCCTTAGATGCCTGCCTGGGTCGTGTTTTAGCCAAAGCTATCCCTAGCCCGCTCGATTTTCCCCATTGGGATAATTCAGCGATGGATGGCTATGCCGTGCGCTATGAGGATGTGCAGGGAGCCAGTGCTGAGCAACCCAAGGTGCTGACGCTGACAGAGACGATTCCAGCAGGGCGATCGCCTCAGCTCCCCATCGGCTCAGGTCAGGCCGCGCGCATTCTCACGGGCTCCATGCTGCCCGATGGAGCTGACACCATCGTGATTCAAGAGGTCACCCAGCGCCAGGGCGATAGTGTTTTGGTGCTAGAAACCCCAGAGCCGCAGCAGTTTGTGCGCCACCGAGGCAGCTTTTGCCGGGCGGGCGAGGCGCTCATGGCCCCAGGCCTCTCCATTGGCGGGCCAGAGCTGGCGGTGCTGGCCTCGGCCCAGTGTCTTCAGGTGCCGGTGTTTCCTCAGCCTCGGGTAGCAATTCTCTCCACAGGCGATGAGCTGGTCATGCCCGATGCGCCGCTTCAGCCGGGGCAAATTGTGGACTCTAACCAGTACGCGCTGGCGGCGTTGGTGCGGCAGGCAGGCGCGATTCCGCTGAGCCTGGGCATTGTGCCCGACCAGCCCCAAGCGTTGAGAACTGCCATTCAGTCAGCGCTGGCCCAGGCAGATATGATTGTGTCATCTGGTGGCGTTTCCGTCGGTGACTACGACTATGTAGATGAGATTCTGGCGGAGTTGGGAGCGACGCTGCATATTCGCTCGGTGGCAGTAAAGCCCGGTAAACCACTCACGGTGGCTACATTCCCAGCGGAGGGGGGGAATGCGCCGCTGTACTTTGGCTTGCCGGGAAACCCAGTGTCGGCCCTGGTGACCTTTTGGCGATTTGTGGCCCCAGCATTGCGGAAGCGATCGGGCCTGGCTACGGGCTGGGGGCCGACATTTGTGCCCGCCACAACTCGCGATGCGCTTAAGGCTGGTGGCCAGCGAGAAACTTATCTGTGGGGCAAGCTTGAAACGACTGCCCAGGGCTATGAGTTTTCGTTGGCGGGCGGTGGCCACAACTCTGGCAACTTAATCAACCTGGCGGGAACGAACGCGCTGGCAGTGGTGCCAGTGGGGACGAAGCTAATCTCTGCTGAAGCAACGGTGCCGGTGATGGTGGTGGGTTCATAGCAGATCAGTACCCTCAACTCCGATCAGGAGCCGACACCCGCAGGCTTTTTCTGGCCAATCATCGCACAGGCATACTCCATTGCCGCAGAATTTAAAGGGTCGGGGTCAACGGGCATCCAGCGATCGCTGCCCACAGGGCCATCGAACTCGACATCGCGAAAGCGGCGGCGATCGCAGTCATATTCAGTTAAATAGTCAGTGCGCTGGGGCTGTCCAGAGCGGCGGTCGATGTAGTAGCTGCCCACTCGCACATGTCCCCAGTCCAGAGGCTTTATAGAATCGATGTCGACAAACTGCTGCTGGCCTTGGGCAGTTTCAGCTACTGGGTACCAAGTAGTCGCTAGGGCGCTGTCAGGGCAAATAGCCCAGTTGAGAGAGCAACCTAGAACAAGCGCGATCAGTCTGACCATCCACGGCGCTAGCCGCCAAGGCCAAGGAACAAGCTGAAAAAATTGGGGGCGTTGTTTCACAGTGGACGATCCGGGAGTGTTGTGGGCTCAAGCTTAGGCAGAAATGCGGCAAACGGCAGACTACGCAGCGTTTCGATCCCATTTTCGATCAGGCCACATAAATGAGTTTAGGCGTGAGCTTCCTTAACTAGTCAATTGCTCTCCCGCTATTCAGTGCTGCACCCTAGTGGTTAGGTTGTGATCAAAGGGTGGGGAAAAACAGCGATCGGTAAGCCCCGATCAGCACTTCACCCCAGAACACCGTGATCACGGCCCCGATCGCTAAAAATGGGCCAAAGGGCATCGGCTGACGGCGGCTGATGAGTTTGAGGGCGATCGCACCTCCCCCCACCGCCGCCCCTACTACACAGGCCAAAAATCCGCTGAGCAACACTCCCTGCCAGCCTAGCCACGCCCCTAGCATAGCTGCCAGTTTGGCATCGCCGCCCCCCATGGCCGTTTGGCCTAACGCTGCTGAGGCAAACAGGGTGATCAGGTCAAACAGCCAAATGCCCAAGACCGCCCCTAGGATTCCTCCCAAGAGGCTTTGCATAGGGCTAGGCCACGATTCACCCTGTAATAGCGGCAGGGTAAACTTCACCGCCAGCCCCAATCCCAATCCCGACTGGGTGAGCACATTTGGCAGCATTAGGGTGTCGATGTCAATAAACGCCAGCGCCACTAGCCAGCTCAGGAATAGCCAATAGCCCACCGTGAGCCAGGTGGGGCCGAACAGCCAGAACGTCGCCAAAAACAGCGTCCCTGTAAACGCCTCAATCAGCGGGTAGCGAGGAGAAATAGACGTACGGCAGTAGCGACAGCGCCCTTTGAGCCAGAGCCAGCCCAGCACCGGCACGTTGTCGTAGGGTTTGAGCTGAGTATGACACTTAGGACAGCGAGACGGCGGGTGCAGCAGCGATAACCCCGCTGGTACCCGGTAAATCACCACATTGAGAAAGCTGCCCACGGCGGCACCAAACAGAAAAACCAGGGCAGAGGTGATGAGGGCATCCATAGTGGGGGCGACAAAAGAATGTTAAAGCAGCAGGGGAAGGAGAAAGGCTTTGGGAGGTGGGGAGTTGAGTAGGGGGTTAAATGGGTAAGGGGCTACGGGACCCACAGATGGTTGTCCCAATTTATGGGTAAAACGGATAGGTTCAGAATGCCCAGGATGAGGCAGATGGATAGCTGGCTGGGCGATCGGCTTATGGCAAGGCTTTGCCAACGTGCCTAAAATCAAGGGCAACCCATCTTTCCTAATCTTATGTCTCCCGACGCCACGCCCTTTTCCTCAGAAACCCAGGCCATCCACAGCGGCAGAAACATTGACCCTGCCACCGGAGCCCTAACAGCACCGATTCATCTTTCCACCACTTTTGAGCGGGATGGCGATGGCAGCTATCCCAAAGGCTATGTCTACGGTCGCAGCGGCAACCCCAACCGCGACGCCCTCGAAACAGCCTTAACCACCCTGGAAAAAGGGTCAGAAACCGCCACCTTTGCTTCTGGGTCAACCGCTACCTTTAGCCTGCTGCAAGCCCTCGGCCCAGCCGACCATGTGATAGCACCCCAAAGCGTCTACTTTGGCGTGCAGCAAATGCTAAGCCACATTTTTGCCCCGTGGGGCTTGAGGTACACCTTGGTGGATACAACAGACTTAGCGGCAGTAGCCGAAGCCCTGCGCCCCAACACCCGTTTGGTGCTGATCGAAACCCCATCTAATCCTCAGTTGGCCGTTACTGACATTCAAGCGATTGCCGACCTAGCGCACCAGGCTGACGCCTACCTGGCCTGCGACAACACCATTGCCTCCCCAGTACTGCAAACTCCGCTTACGCTGGGGGCCGACTTTGTGATTCACGCTACTACTAAGTATCTGGCGGGCCATGGGGATGTGATTGGCGGCGCGGTGGTCACCCGCGAATCCAATCCATTGTTTGCGCAGTTGCGGCTGGTGCAAACCATCGGCGGCGTGGTGCCGTCTCCCTTCGACTGCTGGCTGACGCTGCGCGGTCTGCAAACCTTGCCCCTTCGAGTACGCGCCCAGTCCCAGGCAGCCCAAAGCATGGCCACCTGGCTATCCCAACATCCCGCCATTGAGCAGGTACTTTACCCCGGATTACCCGAGCATCCCGGCCACGAGGTCGCGCAGAAACAAATGCAGGGCTATGGTGGCCTACTCTCATTCTTAGTAAAAGGCGATCAGGACAGAGCTATGGAAGTCGCCGCCAAAACCAACCTGATCGCTCGTGCCACTAGCTTTGGCAGCCCCCACAGTGCGATCGAACACCGCGCCTCAATTG encodes:
- a CDS encoding cyclic nucleotide-binding domain-containing protein, with amino-acid sequence MKRVVFILGVLEDEDVDWLIDAGQRRELQPGEVLIREGAACDDIFLILNGSLEVSVAAMGDQSVAQLATGEVVGEMSFVDGQPPSATVTALEPGIVLAISCSQLRHKLQQDMWFASRFYRALAILLSSRLRSTVKHLQGEHWRPVANPDDAGLDEMGDMLSMGNIRFDWMLKRLRNVNSNPWEELEVDSAD
- a CDS encoding RMD1 family protein, which encodes MTTVISETVTTASDRADDVAVRAYFLGQSIDLGALAKPSGPALVPSSPLMVPVGEGGQGVLFSYGAVVLFGLSADAEQAFITNLRPHIANPIDHPETEAATIRLAPNSSGKVQNGLIFLSSLDGLRLHLVADVMAKSVVLAYYEIGAAAVFDRIEPYAVELQHQHRPSVQGDQLLKQIGQTLMIQHKIVGRVEIIDKPELLWEYPELDSLYHRLEDEYEIRDRHSALERKLDLVSRTTETVLDLQRHQTGLRLEWYVVLLIVVEVLLSLYELFVRPH
- a CDS encoding tetratricopeptide repeat protein, yielding MGQSIVVNQAEFEQAVLQPSFEQPVLVDFFATWCGPCQLLKPMLEKLAQEYDFTLAKVDIDANPELAKAFKVEGVPDVRIVSQGQVQEGFVGVLPEPQLRELLAGLGLQSSLEQDLAAFEAAQASGDKTEIYPALATLLTRYPNNGQILLKAAQVYLVQGDDALASQYLDLIDPSDRATADQADGIRSLLTLRQSLTDLGDSDLDVAYGAAGQAALKGDFAAALEGFLGVVERDRSYRSDAGRKAMLTVFKLLGDSNPLTLTYRKRLMQALY
- the glp gene encoding gephyrin-like molybdotransferase Glp encodes the protein MLPAAEAEAKILDLVPLPTEVEQVSLDACLGRVLAKAIPSPLDFPHWDNSAMDGYAVRYEDVQGASAEQPKVLTLTETIPAGRSPQLPIGSGQAARILTGSMLPDGADTIVIQEVTQRQGDSVLVLETPEPQQFVRHRGSFCRAGEALMAPGLSIGGPELAVLASAQCLQVPVFPQPRVAILSTGDELVMPDAPLQPGQIVDSNQYALAALVRQAGAIPLSLGIVPDQPQALRTAIQSALAQADMIVSSGGVSVGDYDYVDEILAELGATLHIRSVAVKPGKPLTVATFPAEGGNAPLYFGLPGNPVSALVTFWRFVAPALRKRSGLATGWGPTFVPATTRDALKAGGQRETYLWGKLETTAQGYEFSLAGGGHNSGNLINLAGTNALAVVPVGTKLISAEATVPVMVVGS
- a CDS encoding A24 family peptidase; the encoded protein is MDALITSALVFLFGAAVGSFLNVVIYRVPAGLSLLHPPSRCPKCHTQLKPYDNVPVLGWLWLKGRCRYCRTSISPRYPLIEAFTGTLFLATFWLFGPTWLTVGYWLFLSWLVALAFIDIDTLMLPNVLTQSGLGLGLAVKFTLPLLQGESWPSPMQSLLGGILGAVLGIWLFDLITLFASAALGQTAMGGGDAKLAAMLGAWLGWQGVLLSGFLACVVGAAVGGGAIALKLISRRQPMPFGPFLAIGAVITVFWGEVLIGAYRSLFFPTL
- a CDS encoding PLP-dependent aspartate aminotransferase family protein; translated protein: MSPDATPFSSETQAIHSGRNIDPATGALTAPIHLSTTFERDGDGSYPKGYVYGRSGNPNRDALETALTTLEKGSETATFASGSTATFSLLQALGPADHVIAPQSVYFGVQQMLSHIFAPWGLRYTLVDTTDLAAVAEALRPNTRLVLIETPSNPQLAVTDIQAIADLAHQADAYLACDNTIASPVLQTPLTLGADFVIHATTKYLAGHGDVIGGAVVTRESNPLFAQLRLVQTIGGVVPSPFDCWLTLRGLQTLPLRVRAQSQAAQSMATWLSQHPAIEQVLYPGLPEHPGHEVAQKQMQGYGGLLSFLVKGDQDRAMEVAAKTNLIARATSFGSPHSAIEHRASIEQGTQTAPNLLRLSVGLEHVDDLIADLEQALSR